Proteins encoded in a region of the Prinia subflava isolate CZ2003 ecotype Zambia chromosome 24, Cam_Psub_1.2, whole genome shotgun sequence genome:
- the SMIM12 gene encoding small integral membrane protein 12 produces MWSVLWAAVRSKAPYVTFPVAFVVGLVGSQLERFLRGDPPPTAQDEKSISEQREDRKLQEIVGEDVTKVVSLKDKLEFAPRAVLNRNRPEKS; encoded by the coding sequence ATGTGGTCCGTGCTGTGGGCGGCCGTGCGCTCCAAGGCCCCGTACGTCACCTTCCCGGTGGCCTTCGTGGTGGGGCTGGTGGGCTCGCAGCTGGAGCGGTTCCTGCGCGGAGACCCCCCGCCCACGGCCCAGGACGAGAAGAGCATCTCGGAGCAGCGGGAGGACCGCAAGCTGCAGGAGATCGTGGGCGAGGACGTGACCAAGGTGGTGAGCCTGAAGGACAAGCTGGAGTTCGCCCCTCGGGCCGTGCTCAACAGGAACCGCCCCGAAAAGAGTTAA